One Uloborus diversus isolate 005 chromosome 7, Udiv.v.3.1, whole genome shotgun sequence genomic window, TACCGTTTGCTGTGTTAAAATGGTTTGTATTTTCAAGTGAATCCgatattatcatcatcatcatcattattattattattattatcattattattattattattattattattattgtaacttCTCGTCTGCGCATATCTCAAAAATTTCAGTGTGACCTCGTTTTAGAGTATTTCTATGATGGTGACGAAAAAACACCTCTGTGTActaaaattagcattttttaaaagcagttttaccTGACTAAAATCTCATAGACAATCAGTTATGACATTGATTGGTATGAAGCAGAAGATACAAATAACTCTTAGGCAGGGTTGTCCTATTTTTTCCTCCCCATAAAAAAccagaggggaaaaaaacagcggacgttcatttttttcgatatttgaaaaattctagactaaaaataaagaatttagtacaatcaaagaaatatattaattttcttaattaaagaaacatttttacattaaaattttacacaTTCAGTTGTATATACTTATTGAAAATATTGTTAAGTTTATGCAAATGGGTTTTTTTAATGGTAGCTCGTACGTAAAACAGATGAATATTAACATccaattttaatgcatttaatgtgataattataaacaaaaatgtagggaaatatggggcaaagtgaactagcggggtaaagtgaaaaattgaaatatttactctgtttttagctcCACATGTcgggtattattttaactatatagtaccatatgtattctattccagtcaggaaaaaaatatcgccgaagattaaaacatttggtaatacaagcaatttttaaaaattgatactcatactgtaatactttgttgtaagtcaaaaattatttttgttactataaattgataaagttcttgttattaacattttaaacattaattgagcCCTTCTAATATTTAATGCAGTATTGATTTagctaatattaagcttatttgtattttaaacgaATTGTACATTTAgccaagtacatacggggcaaagtggatggagcaaaatgaaacaatttgtttcttttactcactcaatcatttaatataaatcacttacgtttttatttattaattaattcgttTACATTCCTtcgtttagtaattcacttatatttattcattctttcttttactcgcttatttattttacttcatacattaattgatttattcatttaattattcgtttattgtttcattatcttttcatttattcattcaactttttgtttactgattcttttgatcagaaaaaaaagttttataatcgaatagaaaatattttattacaaaaatattttatttttcactttgccccataaaaaaaagtgaaaattttcccctttttttgaagactcaaatttactgctaaaagtaaaaaatactgtttcaatgcaagttttatcataaaatacaatgttctttctttatgtactgtaatttttccaaacaaatttccaatttgttaattttgaaaaaactcagtcatcttaaccatttcactttgccccacattctcctacaattgttttaaagtataaactttttaaaGAGATTTGTACCTCAAATGGGAAATAACATATAATGAAACATGAAATGGAcgttaataaagaaaattatattcaaataaaattaagttcGTTATgacattaaaatacatttaaagtgGAGTTTTTTCTGCTTTGGTTCAAGTTTCTGTTCACTATGGTATCCTTTTCACTTTTGGTTTAATATCTAATTGAACTTAAAACTTCTTGTAGTATTATGCAATGTGTTTCCTagcatgtattaatttttttaatactgaatcATATCTCaattataacaatttttaaatcaaacagtTCATTTGTTCATTAACTGCAGTAATGAAAaggtttattatttaaaaaaaaagcattaggtTGCAATTTGCTGCATGAAAAACACTTCAGATTGCAAGTGGGAAGTGTTGCAAAAGTTGTAATTTACAAATTGCATTAATTTCGAAAGTTGTAATTTACAGTCAACAACTTTGAAAGTAACTTTTGCTAAGTTGCTGGTAGAGTTTTGAGTCTGCAATACAATAACCTTGGATATGCAGACTCAAAACTCTACCAGCAACTCAGCAAAAGATACTTTTTTAGTTGTTGAGTGTAAATTACAACTTTCGGATTCGCAGAAGAAGTTCGTTTAGCTTATTTTATCTAAGCGTTGTAATATATGTCTGCGGCCTAAGCAACTTACTGCCTGCAAAGGGCAGAGAATGGAACTATAAAAAGTCGCTTCTCACTTCTTGATACACAGCACTTCAATCATTACCACGATGAATTGGGACGATCATCCGCTCTCTGCATGTCGCAGTTTCTTCATCAAACCAAGAAGGttttaaatttatacttcacTGTTTTATTTTAGAGTCTGTACAGATGTTGAAAttcaatacaatatttttaagtATATGTCTATTGCTTACGAAACGTCAATCATTACAACAGACAAGCACGGCAAAGGAGACACCGGCGAAATCGCGTTGGATTCTACTCAAGGAATCGGCATATGAAGACATCAAAGATAAGtatcttttcaatgaaaaagttTGACTTTGGTTGCCATTCATCATTCAAAATGACCGACAATAGTGCTGATGATAAAGCTTCAAAAATTCAATGCGACACTGATGGAAAAGTTGTTAAATTGCTTCGCAGCACTAACTTAAGTCATGTAGCGAGGTTACATATAAACGTTATAGGTAGGCTTGCCAGGTTTCTGAAATGGCCAACCGGAACATTGGAATACTCCCTCCCCCCGCCCGTCAGTTTAGTGAATGTTCAAAAAAGGTAAACAACCCCGGTTGTGTTTAGAGTATTTTAAAGGGTAGTTCATCCTCAATGCTATAAACAAATGGTGTCATGAGCCTAACCAGGGCCGTCatgtaataaataatacatgacgcaagcagatacattataaacattttatttcctacacgtcaatattttaaagttactttagtaagaagcaAAACTTTAaggaggaataaaaatttgaatattactTACATGTTCTTTGCATTGGATAGTACTTTTTTAGAAagtcctttttgttttcaatcttgttgtaaaaatcctcacatgCTAATCTGATATTAATTTCGCAGctcaaatctgtacctcagagccagactaacgtaagtcacataatcactACATTACAGGAGATCGAAAAAACATTTGTCTGGCGCacgcaaaggatgggacgcgcgctttTAACAGTGATACATAACTacggagagttttttttttttttagaattacgtttgcaTGGCTCAATGTGGACTaagattctacatgcaatgcagtaacaaacagaaaatcgcaatttttgaacttacgtcagtctggctctgcgATACAGAAATtacaaagttattttaaataatccttcacagttaattatttttagacctttttggtcatttctaatcaaatttatctttttccgggacgtgaagtaaactggcagGGACACTAGGATTTTATCTGAAAagcgggactgtcccggtcaaaccgggacgtctggcaagcctagttataGGTCGCGTTTGTATAATAttagattattattttataactaattttattaATGTTGAAGGACAAATATTTGCTAAATTTGATTTAAGCAACAAACTTGAaagattagaaaaatatttacaaaagttaaCAAAGAATATTCTGAACTGCCGGTAGACCTTTCGGACATAGAGCAGTTTCAAGAAGTATATTATGCAACCAAAGTcaagctacattttttttttttttaatttgaatgtgaatttaaattaaggtaaaaatgaaaataatgattgTATCCATATCGGTAACTCAATAAGTGATAACTTAcccaaattaaatattaaatcaatatcaaGACTGGCCCTCATTCAAAGAATTGTGTGTTTCATTAGTGAATAGGCATTCAGAcactcaaaaatttcaaaatcttagAGGACTTTTGTGCATTGAACCAGACAGAAAtgatcacggggggggggggggggacatggtgCAGACTACGCCCTTGAAATATTTATGGGTTAGTTTTGAGCGgtatttttctcttcattttggGGAAGAGGCTTTATGGCTTTTGAGGGGGTGCGCTTTTTctctggcggggggggggggatagacacTCCTAGCAAACAGGAAAAAATCAAGCATATTCCGATATCGGAGATTGGCTATAATGAAGCTTGGAACAAACTTGTAGTTCGCTGTGACAATATAAGAAGcaaataatttcttctttaattcAAACCTTCATGGATCAATCAAATATTGTTATTTCTAACTATACTAATTTGCGCAATCTCACTGATACTTCCGACGAAGTAATCAGAGGTCTAAAATCTATATATTCTGAAACAGGTTCTAGAAGTACAAGATACTCTCGATGTCTCGAACTTCGATATCTCGAAAACCTTATTTTAAATTATCTAAATTATTTTCCCCATTGAATTTGCGTATTTATCTAATGGTATTTTTCATTCTCATGTCgaagagtttttaatcaaaaccttgttatgtcgaatatttttcaaattcaggtaTAATATTTTCGGAACAATCGCAGTTTATTGTCTCGAAGCAACTCGAGGAATATTTCCAAAAATTCCTCGCACCCTTCATCATTTCTCTCAGGGGTTAGGAATGATTCGGAGAAGCTTATTTACTGACACTATCATTCTAAAACCCGGGGGTGTCAGAAAATGAAAGTCCTTAGAATCCCAAAAAAACCTACCTAAAACGTTTCGCCCCCTTCTCGCGCCATATCGTTGGATCTTTTGACCCTATTTCCACCTCTGTAAAAAGAGGAGATGAACGGaaacccctttagagacacaAGGAAGGTGCAAtccttttttcaatttcttttgttcCGGGGCGCTCGAAACTCGCTTGAAACAGTTCTGAAACTTTAGTAATCCAAATCTTGGATAAGTTTAGTCGTGGcaaatcactacattttgctacttcactagagcgttcttttttctctattatttttggctcattttagaaattcaattttttgttactgtattaagacttttttttaactttcattataTGTTTCCTCTTATTTTTAACTATCGTGGCTAATTTTtagaatgttattttattatgattGTTAACTCGTTATATCGAAAACTCGATTTTCTTACCATCCTTTCGACTCCGTGATATCGAGAGTTTTCTGTGTTTGGCTTATTGTTATATTATTCCAAAAATTGGATAGCAAAACTCggggggaataaaaaaaaattgtctggcgcacgcaaaggatgggacgcgtgcTCTTTTAACAACGATACATAACCACAgaggatattttttttagaattgaacgAACGAAACATTGAACTAATGAAGAATTTTGTGCTTTTGAAATGTTTCTGGagtttcaaaaaatgaatgtgtATCTTTAGAATTATGTAATTCAAACGAatgcaatgaaattaaaaatacatctaggagtaaaaaaaatagtgcaggtaatatttgtaaaaacaatgtAAGAAGATTTCTATTACTTGCTCAAATGTGCGAAATTTTAAGGaatgagtgcaaaaaaaaaaaaaaaaaaaaaaagtaatttgtgaataaatttaaattcttcTTTGATTACTTATCTCTGACAAACACTCGGATATTCAATCATGTGATTCTTCTTATTCATGTCATTTAAGCAAATGCAAATATCATTCCCTTCTACATGATAATTATGATCAAAGGAATGTTTTTTTCGAATGCATTTTTTCCGAAAGGTTCAAATCAAACTTTCCGCAAACGAACTCGAAGGTACAGCAGACTGATAACCCAACATTTCCTCTTGAAAAAAAGATATCTGTGAATACCCATTCCCTTATCACTGGGCTTGCAAGGTCTAGAAGTCAGGGTTAACTAAAGAAAGTGTTGAAATCAATTTAAGTTCCAGATTCAAACCTAATGTTCCACTGCTCATAAATGCTTCAGTTATAGATAAATTGACGGCACCACTTCCAactgaaacaattaaaaatgagcaTTTTGCGCATTTAAGtgcagtcaagtgcccatactaaTGGGATACTACCCTTACTAGGGTTATACATACAATTTCAaacaccggtattaataccggtattccggtatcacgtttcaaAATTACCGAATACCGGCATTGAATTTTTGGTgcagtattgcaatccctatgcCTTCGTTCTATCTCTCATTTCAGAGGAATTTCGGAAGCTTTAATTCCATTTGTAAAATGTCGCTTCAAACGAGTTTTAGATGAGACAGCTCTAACATTCGAAGATCTAACTTAGTCACTCAATTTGAAGCATTACTATATTCACGTCCAATCACGTATGTAGAATGTAGATGTCAATGATACTCACTCTATAAATGCTTTGACTCCTTCGCATTTTCTTACAGGTGGTGTGATAAGTTCAGTTCCGGATTCTGCAATTTTGAGCAAACATAGTTTGAAAGGAAAGTGGGAGCTCATCCTGAATCTCCGCACAGGCAGCAGTGGTCTAGGGACTATCTTTCATCTTTGTAGAATCGTTAAAAGTGAACCACTCCTCATCACAACATTAAAGTCAACGATTTGGTACTAAAGGAAATCTCATCACCTGACTTGTGGCCATTAGCTCGTGTAATCATGAAGAGACCAATTTTCGAATTCTCTCTTATTCCTCTGTATCAGGACCTGAGTCCTGATAGGGTGGGAGTATGTCTAAGCCAATATGCAAACGAGCTGCATGCAGAGGGCAGCGTAGGTGAATAGAACTATAAAACTGTTATTATGAGAACTCCCTCGTCACTTCAAgaacagtaaactcccgattatccgcggataaACAAAAGCCGCGAATAATCTGAATAATAGGTTAAAAACGATACTTAGTGCATGCAATagcgaaaaaatattaataacactcacatatgaatttaaattataactagaAACGTTGCTACATGTTATCTACTAATATTTAATgtaagagctgatgtgtgcctcacatgactttctttactccaatttaatgtcattttcccattattggcaattttaatgtacttcaatagtttactctctaaatatcaacaacattggtcaaattgaaaccaaacgaaaaaaaaatcgccaaatttgtcgccaagttggcaacaaaacttggcgaccaaaacactggcgatctattgccaaatgtccgccaaattgtaacaccacttgagtttacatcaaaattaacaatgatttccccccaaaaaggagcaaaacacCCCCTTAGAAACGCCCAAATGCAACTAAAAGAGGAGGTgtacaactaaaccccactaggagtttctTCATCAAACCAGGGTGGTTTTATATTCATACTTAACTATTGTGTTTCAGTTTCTGTACTTATGTTTAaagtcaataaattatttttaaataaggtaaacacaccattagaggccagtgcttcagtagtggctacttcaaggtttaaaacgcactagtagtagccacagtgaagtatattttcaaACTGAGGGTCTACAATATTGATTATCTCTCTTGAAACTCATTGAGCATATTATAGTCAAATTCTTCCTTAATTGCCCATTTTCTAAGATTTACAgaatttcaattagttttttatcCAGTTTTTCCCAAACCTGAAATTTAATCTAGCAGTGGCCacttcaaaatctgaaaatttcagtagtggtcATTTAACATTCTCCTatccgaagaatttacattatttaccttaaattcaaataactaatgaaaaaaattgattcaatatgatagttacataaaagtaccaatatattattcacattattattgttcatttcttatttcaaagtatataagtaacCTTGAAATGGCCAATACTGAAGCGATGGCCACTACTGATGTGTGTACCTTATATGTTGATTGCCTAGAAAATAATCAATCATTACAACAGACAAACactattcattaaatttaccTTCTCAACCTGGTGTCACCCTTCACTAAGGACACggtatttgttttcaattttttagtgcacaacaacacattcacacgaagaaaggacaagagagagaacGCACATCCATGTCAGAGCCGGGATTCAAACCAGAGACATCGAAACTAcctttgaacataatttttgaagtcggcgcaaaaaCGATAGGTAAAATGACGTgcaagcaggggcggactggctagCTTTGGCACAGtcggcaaaagagtattttggcccacctcagTACATTAAAAGTTAAATTCAGCAGTACCGTATCTCGATTGTTCCGAGctgagcaaagacattaaactaccgctagtttctatatcaagttttaaagttccaaaaagaaagaaaattgtgaaacgtaaaataaagctaacactgaaacaatttttatgtGCTTTCAAAGGATTGGTTATAAGTCTGGAAAGGCACACCTTTAAGCTTGTATACTGACAACATAGAAACTAAACGAGGAAAGGGAGGTAAattctcccggaaatttttcgaaattggttcaTCTGTATAGacataaggagaaaagaatcgggtgaagggttctagttcccttccaagggatattttcaaagttgatgtcaaaaatttcaatttttcaattcccGGTGACGTTAAGGAGAGGAAAAAGAAAGGGTTCCcccacgattttgttttcttaacttcttttttttaattgaagtctattttagtctatctttgtttgcaataaaatGTCGAGagctcttcccagaaattctccgaaatgggaagtttaagaaatgaaattttaggttACCCTTGATAAAATTAgtggaacagggaagcatcgggagTTCTCTACGAAAACATTTCGACTTTGATCTATTAAAAAACGATAAATCattggtcacgtttgagagatTAGGAGGCTCAGTGATCGCATtcggaagcatttaaaaactgaagtatactctacccaattttaaactgcatTGAGTTACTATAGGGAATCCAGCTACTCACCTTCggaattttttgacattgaaattttaaaaatataatcttataatgtgtttgaaaacattaaaaggaaaggggaCAGGTTTGTCGAGTGTTAGATTTTTTAGAAGGGCGCTGTGTGTGTGTGctcttccgcttttaagctaacctttgagCCTTAACTTGATCAGCCCTCCTTACCCCTTAAAAGTTTagacaaaacttcacaaaagctaaacttttttcgaaaggtaaagattcacataAGCCTGTCTTTGAAACGTCACTCTCTGGTTTCAATAACTTATCTACAAGAATGTGATTAGAAtgtatctgaatgttttttgcattatatttaaaattaaacatcaaaaagcttttcgatatttaagaaatatttactatcgaaaacacttgaactttgtatgtacctagaaaaccaaaaagtaaaagaagcacttTAATGGTttacaaaacttctcttaaacagtacccttttatctgaaagcgcactgcccctttttcGGTCTGGGGGAAACTGGTTTTCTCTGGGCATTTTTTcccgaaactgaaatcaattttaggctatagtgcTTAGAAAAGGGTTACGGAGCTCTCcgacgaaaatttcaaaaagttaaattttagcctatctttagtgactttaagggaatggcgaaggttcgaagactttgtctggcagctcgatatttaaatctgaaaacacAATTGAGaaccttgatgcaagaaccaaaAACCATGTAAGACAatactcactcatttttggtaagaccaacaaataacatcagtcTGCGGTAGAAAGGCTAATAtattttcccacattatttactacaaagcagaCGCTTAATCCTACATTTGTGTTTCggtgttgcaccaatcggaacttCTATACTATCGGTCACactcaaaaatgaatttaaaaaaaaaggactgaAATGGTTCTTGCAACAAACTCCTCGATTGTAGACTTAAGACTAGTATCATTGGTGACTTTAGGACCACAAAAGGatctcatacctgaaataccttTGGTTCCCCATTAGTATAAATCTGGCCCCGATTACAAAAAATgtagttcaaaaaaaagaaaagaaaagaaaagaaaccttgCCCtcctcagccccccccccccggaactcagtcctaaatccgcctgtgTTCAGGAGCACAGCGATTGGATTCCAGAACCGTATCTCTACCACAACTCACACATCGCTCTCTCCAAATACGGGATGTTGATGTCCCACTAAGCACGAAAGTCATATTCAAAGTGCTGCCAAatttaatgcttattttatttcctgTGTGTATGTATCTTTTCATGTATCACACGTGTTTGTACGTCGCCTACTTGTTAATAGACACACCTTTGAAACTCAATGATTTATTTATGCTAACCTTGTACGTATTTTGTTACCACAACTTAAAATGTGGTAAGTTACAGACCCTATGGCAGGGCTCAGGTAGAACTACATCCCAACCGGAGACTGCAGTGTCGTCCTCGTTATggattcatcagtctggaatagagaATAACCGAGCTAGAGATGTCAtctgaagctgagagtgccaacaaactgataGATAACTGGTAAATTTATCTactagtttgttggcactctcagctttgGATGACATCTGCCGCCAGTTCGGTTATTCGCTTTTTCAGACTGATTAGTCCATAACAACGATAAAACTGCATTCTCTGGACAggataactgggctgtcggtatattgaaTGTAGACTTTAAATGATTTCTTTCTTTCGCAGATCCTTATAATTACCGTTACACTGACCAGCCTAATTTTATCAACTTTGACGGAAACCAACTCCCTGCAAGAATTCCTTCGAATGAGGCGAGCGCCAAAGCGATACTGTGGGAGACAACTTGTGGACATTCTAAACCTTCTGTGTGAGGGTCAGTACTACGATCCGTTTGGCTCAATGTTTAAAAGAACTGCACAAGATCAAGAACTTGCAGGTATTGGATacagttttaacatttttaaaagttgatcaCATTtgtaaaagatgaaaataaaagttttagtattcaatttaaattcatcggattaaattattttgaaatgctcAAGTTTTACCTTCATTTCTTCGAAGACAAATTCTCTTAATTAGTATTTATGGAATTTATAACGAATTTATGAATAGAAacagtactgtttgaccacggattgtatgtaatttggcaatctgccaagtaaagactattccatctgaatgaatcgagcaggggagaaaggaaaataacgatgggattttgatgcacgcgttttataatgtcactagtgccatattcatttattgcattctctaaaataaaataaaggaaaacaaaaatagttaccatggaaacaacaaaaagaaaatatttccatttctttcaggaacgtaaaagcaaaatggtatgctcaaaactttgttgtgaataaataaatcaaattttgccGTGAAAATATAGACCGAATGtactttagaataaaaaaatgttgccgagagcgaattttcatttttacaaaactaaggctaaataatagagaggcaaaagcgcacatctgtaacaaaccaactaacacccctataaactaatagatacgtccatttccgcctataaaccggatattagcctctc contains:
- the LOC129226929 gene encoding LIRP-like gives rise to the protein MVLATNSSIVDLRLVSLVTLGPQKDLIPEIPLILIITVTLTSLILSTLTETNSLQEFLRMRRAPKRYCGRQLVDILNLLCEGQYYDPFGSMFKRTAQDQELADNFYPPIPLNYIPYNGISNATFGRGRYKRGIVEECCRKACSPNVLVTYCAK